The Streptomyces sp. CC0208 genome window below encodes:
- the atpA gene encoding F0F1 ATP synthase subunit alpha yields MAELTIRPEEIRDALENFVQSYKPDAASREEVGTVTLAGDGIAKVEGLPSAMANELLKFEDGTLGLALNLEEREIGCVILGEFSGIEEGQPVTRTGEVLSVAVGEGYLGRVVDPLGAPIDGLGEIETSGRRALELQAPGVMARKSVHEPMETGYKAVDAMTPIGRGQRQLIIGDRQTGKTALAVDTIINQRDNWRSGDPKKQVRCVYVAIGQKGSTIASVRGALEEAGALEYTTIVAAPASDPAGFKYLAPYTGSAIGQQWMYEGKHVLIIFDDLSKQADAYRAVSLLLRRPPGREAYPGDVFYLHSRLLERCAKLSDEMGAGSMTGLPIVETKANDVSAFIPTNVISITDGQCFLESDLFNAGQRPALNVGISVSRVGGSAQHKAMKQVSGRLRVDLAQFRELEAFAAFGSDLDAASKAQLERGQRMVELLKQAQYQPMATEDQVVSVWAGTTGKMDDVPVNDIRRFEKELLEYLHRKEQGLMTSIKEGGKMSDDTLTAVADAIADFKKQFETSDGKLLGEDAPAAAK; encoded by the coding sequence ATGGCGGAGCTCACGATCCGGCCGGAGGAGATCCGGGACGCGCTGGAGAACTTCGTCCAGTCGTACAAGCCGGACGCGGCCTCGCGCGAGGAGGTCGGTACGGTCACCCTTGCCGGCGACGGCATCGCGAAGGTCGAGGGTCTGCCCTCGGCCATGGCCAACGAACTGCTGAAGTTCGAGGACGGCACCCTCGGCCTCGCGCTCAACCTGGAAGAGCGCGAGATCGGTTGCGTCATCCTCGGTGAGTTCAGCGGCATCGAGGAGGGTCAGCCGGTCACCCGTACCGGCGAGGTCCTCTCCGTGGCCGTCGGCGAGGGCTACCTCGGCCGCGTCGTCGACCCGCTCGGTGCCCCGATCGACGGCCTCGGCGAGATCGAGACCAGCGGTCGTCGCGCCCTTGAGCTGCAGGCTCCGGGCGTCATGGCCCGTAAGTCGGTGCACGAGCCGATGGAGACCGGCTACAAGGCCGTCGACGCGATGACCCCGATCGGCCGTGGCCAGCGTCAGCTGATCATCGGTGACCGTCAGACCGGCAAGACCGCCCTGGCCGTCGACACGATCATCAACCAGCGTGACAACTGGCGCTCCGGCGACCCGAAGAAGCAGGTCCGCTGCGTCTACGTCGCCATCGGCCAGAAGGGCTCGACCATCGCCTCCGTGCGTGGCGCCCTCGAAGAGGCCGGCGCGCTGGAGTACACGACCATCGTCGCCGCCCCGGCGTCCGACCCGGCCGGCTTCAAGTACCTGGCGCCGTACACCGGTTCGGCCATCGGCCAGCAGTGGATGTACGAGGGCAAGCACGTCCTCATCATCTTCGACGACCTCTCGAAGCAGGCCGACGCCTACCGCGCCGTGTCCCTGCTGCTGCGCCGCCCGCCGGGCCGTGAGGCCTACCCGGGTGACGTCTTCTACCTGCACTCCCGTCTGCTGGAGCGCTGCGCCAAGCTCTCCGACGAGATGGGTGCCGGTTCGATGACCGGTCTGCCAATCGTCGAGACCAAGGCCAACGACGTCTCGGCGTTCATCCCGACCAACGTCATCTCCATCACCGACGGCCAGTGCTTCCTGGAGTCGGACCTGTTCAACGCCGGTCAGCGCCCCGCGCTGAACGTCGGTATCTCCGTCTCCCGAGTCGGTGGTTCCGCGCAGCACAAGGCGATGAAGCAGGTCTCCGGTCGCCTCCGCGTGGACCTCGCCCAGTTCCGTGAGCTGGAGGCGTTCGCCGCCTTCGGTTCCGACCTGGACGCCGCGTCGAAGGCGCAGCTGGAGCGCGGCCAGCGCATGGTCGAGCTGCTGAAGCAGGCCCAGTACCAGCCGATGGCGACCGAGGACCAGGTCGTCTCCGTCTGGGCCGGCACCACCGGCAAGATGGACGACGTCCCGGTCAACGACATCCGCCGCTTCGAGAAGGAGCTGCTGGAGTACCTGCACCGCAAGGAGCAGGGCCTCATGACCTCCATCAAGGAGGGCGGCAAGATGTCGGACGACACCCTCACCGCTGTTGCCGACGCGATCGCCGACTTCAAGAAGCAGTTCGAGACCTCGGACGGCAAGCTTCTCGGCGAGGACGCCCCGGCCGCGGCCAAGTGA
- a CDS encoding glycoside hydrolase family 18 chitinase: protein MRFRHRAAAGFATLLLPFAGLVGLASPAQAASTATATYAKTQDWGTGFEGKWTVKNTGTTSLSSWTVEWDFPSGTSVTSAWDADVTSAGTHWTAKNKSWNGTLAPGASVSFGFNGAGSGSPANCKLNGGSCDGGSTPGDAAPSAPGTPTASGVTDTSVKLAWSAATDDKGVKNYDVLRDGAKVATVTTTSYTDTGLTAGTDYSYTVRARDTADQTGPASGAVAVRTTGGTTEPPPTGSKVKLGYFTEWGVYGRNYHVKNLVTSGSASKITHINYAFGNVKDGKCVVDDTYAAYDKAYTADQSVSGAADTWDQPLRGNFNQLRELKAKYPNIKVLYSFGGWTYSGGFAQAAANPAAFAASCKAVIEDPRWADVFDGIDIDWEYPNACGLTCDTSGAAAFKNLMGALRSEFGPNYLVTAAITADGSSGGKIDAADYGGASQYVDWYNVMTYDYFGAFNAQGPTAPHSPLTSYAGIPQAGFDSADAIAKLKSKGVASKKLLLGIGFYGRGWTGVTQAAPGGSATGAAPGTYEAGIEDYKVLKTSCPATGTIAGTAYAYCGNNWWSYDTPATIAGKMTWAKNQGLGGAFFWEFSGDTAGGELVSAINSGLS from the coding sequence ATGCGCTTCAGACACAGAGCCGCGGCAGGGTTCGCGACGCTGTTGCTCCCCTTCGCCGGCCTGGTCGGCCTCGCGAGCCCCGCCCAGGCCGCGAGCACCGCCACCGCAACCTACGCCAAGACCCAGGACTGGGGCACCGGCTTCGAAGGCAAGTGGACGGTGAAGAACACCGGCACCACCAGCCTCAGTTCCTGGACCGTCGAGTGGGACTTCCCCTCCGGCACCTCCGTCACCTCCGCCTGGGACGCCGACGTCACCTCCGCCGGCACCCACTGGACCGCCAAGAACAAGTCCTGGAACGGCACCCTCGCCCCCGGCGCCTCCGTCTCCTTCGGCTTCAACGGCGCCGGCAGCGGCTCCCCCGCCAACTGCAAGCTGAACGGCGGCAGTTGCGACGGCGGATCCACTCCGGGCGACGCGGCGCCCTCCGCCCCCGGCACCCCCACCGCCTCCGGCGTCACCGACACCTCGGTGAAGCTGGCCTGGAGCGCCGCCACCGACGACAAGGGCGTCAAGAACTACGACGTGCTGCGCGACGGTGCCAAGGTGGCGACCGTGACGACGACCTCGTACACGGACACCGGCCTGACCGCCGGCACCGACTACTCGTACACCGTGCGGGCCCGCGACACCGCCGACCAGACGGGTCCGGCCAGCGGGGCGGTCGCGGTGCGCACCACCGGCGGCACCACCGAACCGCCGCCCACCGGCTCCAAGGTCAAGCTGGGCTACTTCACCGAGTGGGGTGTCTACGGCCGCAACTACCACGTCAAGAACCTGGTGACCTCGGGCTCCGCCTCGAAGATCACGCACATCAACTACGCCTTCGGCAACGTCAAGGACGGCAAGTGCGTCGTCGACGACACCTACGCCGCCTACGACAAGGCGTACACCGCGGATCAGTCGGTCTCCGGCGCCGCCGACACCTGGGACCAGCCGCTGCGCGGCAACTTCAACCAGCTGCGTGAGCTCAAGGCCAAGTACCCGAACATCAAGGTGCTGTACTCCTTCGGCGGCTGGACCTACTCCGGCGGCTTCGCGCAGGCCGCGGCCAACCCCGCCGCCTTCGCCGCCTCCTGCAAGGCGGTCATCGAGGACCCGCGCTGGGCAGATGTCTTCGACGGCATCGACATCGACTGGGAGTACCCGAACGCCTGCGGTCTGACCTGCGACACCAGCGGGGCCGCGGCCTTCAAGAACCTGATGGGGGCGCTGCGCTCGGAGTTCGGTCCGAACTACCTGGTCACCGCGGCCATCACGGCCGACGGTTCCTCCGGCGGAAAGATCGACGCAGCCGACTACGGTGGCGCCTCCCAGTACGTCGACTGGTACAACGTGATGACGTACGACTACTTCGGTGCCTTCAACGCGCAGGGCCCGACCGCCCCGCACTCGCCGCTGACGTCGTACGCCGGCATCCCGCAGGCGGGCTTCGACTCCGCCGACGCGATCGCCAAGCTGAAGTCGAAGGGCGTGGCCTCGAAGAAGCTGCTGCTCGGCATCGGCTTCTACGGCCGCGGCTGGACCGGCGTCACCCAGGCCGCCCCAGGCGGTTCGGCGACCGGAGCGGCACCCGGCACCTACGAGGCGGGCATCGAGGACTACAAGGTCCTCAAGACGTCCTGCCCGGCCACCGGCACCATCGCGGGCACGGCGTACGCCTACTGCGGCAACAACTGGTGGTCCTACGACACCCCCGCGACGATCGCCGGGAAGATGACCTGGGCCAAGAACCAGGGCCTCGGCGGCGCGTTCTTCTGGGAGTTCAGCGGCGACACCGCGGGCGGTGAGCTGGTGAGCGCCATCAACAGCGGACTGAGCTGA
- the atpD gene encoding F0F1 ATP synthase subunit beta, producing the protein MTTTVETAAATGRVARVIGPVVDVEFPVDAMPEIYNALHVEVADPAQDGAKKTLTLEVAQHLGDGLVRTISMQPTDGLVRQATVTDTGTGITVPVGDFTKGKVFNTLGEVLNVDETYDGERWSIHRKAPRFDELESKTEMFETGVKVIDLLTPYVKGGKIGLFGGAGVGKTVLIQEMIYRVANNHDGVSVFAGVGERTREGNDLIEEMSDSGVIDKTALVFGQMDEPPGTRLRVALAGLTMAEYFRDVQKQDVLFFIDNIFRFTQAGSEVSTLLGRMPSAVGYQPNLADEMGLLQERITSTRGHSITSMQAIYVPADDLTDPAPATTFAHLDATTVLSRPISEKGIYPAVDPLDSTSRILDPRYIAQDHYETAMRVKGILQKYKDLQDIIAILGIDELSEEDKLVVQRARRVERFLSQNTHVAKQFTGVDGSDVPLDESITAFNAICDGEFDHFPEQAFFMCGGLEDLKANAKELGVS; encoded by the coding sequence ATGACGACGACAGTTGAGACGGCCGCTGCCACGGGCCGCGTCGCCCGGGTCATCGGCCCGGTCGTCGACGTGGAGTTCCCCGTCGACGCGATGCCGGAGATCTACAACGCTCTGCACGTCGAGGTGGCCGACCCGGCCCAGGACGGCGCGAAGAAGACGCTGACCCTGGAGGTCGCCCAGCACCTGGGTGACGGCCTGGTCCGCACCATCTCGATGCAGCCCACCGACGGCCTGGTCCGCCAGGCCACCGTCACCGACACCGGCACGGGCATCACCGTCCCGGTCGGCGACTTCACCAAGGGCAAGGTGTTCAACACCCTCGGTGAGGTGCTGAACGTCGACGAGACCTACGACGGCGAGCGCTGGTCCATCCACCGCAAGGCCCCGCGCTTCGACGAGCTCGAGTCGAAGACCGAGATGTTCGAGACCGGCGTCAAGGTCATCGACCTTCTCACCCCGTACGTCAAGGGTGGAAAGATCGGTCTGTTCGGTGGTGCCGGCGTCGGCAAGACGGTGCTCATCCAGGAGATGATCTACCGCGTCGCCAACAACCACGACGGTGTCTCCGTGTTCGCCGGTGTCGGTGAGCGCACCCGTGAGGGCAACGACCTCATCGAGGAGATGTCCGACTCGGGCGTCATCGACAAGACCGCGCTGGTCTTCGGCCAGATGGACGAGCCCCCGGGCACCCGTCTGCGCGTGGCCCTGGCCGGTCTGACCATGGCGGAGTACTTCCGCGATGTGCAGAAGCAGGACGTGCTGTTCTTCATCGACAACATCTTCCGCTTCACCCAGGCCGGTTCCGAGGTCTCCACGCTGCTCGGCCGTATGCCCTCCGCGGTGGGTTACCAGCCGAACCTGGCCGACGAGATGGGTCTCCTCCAGGAGCGCATCACCTCGACCCGTGGTCACTCGATCACCTCGATGCAGGCGATCTACGTCCCCGCGGACGACCTGACCGACCCGGCCCCGGCCACCACCTTCGCCCACCTCGACGCGACGACGGTTCTCTCCCGTCCGATCTCCGAGAAGGGCATCTACCCGGCCGTGGACCCGCTGGACTCCACGTCCCGGATCCTGGACCCGCGCTACATCGCGCAGGACCACTACGAGACCGCGATGCGCGTCAAGGGGATCCTCCAGAAGTACAAGGACCTCCAGGACATCATCGCGATCCTCGGCATCGACGAGCTCAGCGAGGAGGACAAGCTGGTCGTCCAGCGTGCCCGCCGCGTCGAGCGCTTCCTGTCGCAGAACACGCACGTCGCCAAGCAGTTCACCGGTGTGGACGGCTCGGACGTGCCGCTGGACGAGTCGATCACCGCGTTCAACGCGATCTGCGACGGCGAGTTCGACCACTTCCCGGAGCAGGCGTTCTTCATGTGCGGTGGCCTGGAGGACCTCAAGGCCAACGCCAAGGAGCTCGGCGTCTCCTGA
- a CDS encoding F0F1 ATP synthase subunit gamma — protein sequence MGAQLRVYKRRIRSVTATKKITKAMEMIAASRVIKAQRKVAASAPYATELTRAVTAVGTGSNTRHPLTTKAETVTRSAVLLLTSDRGLAGAFNSNAIKQAERLTERLEREGQEVDIYIVGRRGVAHFNFRERKIAESWSGFTDEPTYADAKKVAAPLIEAIEKDTAEGGVDELHIVFTEFVSMMTQTALDDRLLPLSLEEVAQEAKPQGEILPLYDFEPSAEDVLDALLPRYVESRIYNALLQSAASKHAATRRAMKSATDNAGELITTLSRLANAARQAEITQEISEIVGGSAALADASAGSDR from the coding sequence ATGGGAGCCCAGCTCCGGGTCTACAAGCGTCGCATCCGATCCGTCACCGCGACCAAGAAGATCACCAAGGCGATGGAGATGATCGCCGCCTCGCGCGTCATCAAGGCGCAGCGCAAGGTGGCGGCCTCCGCGCCCTACGCGACCGAGCTCACCCGCGCGGTCACGGCGGTCGGTACCGGCTCGAACACCAGGCACCCGCTGACCACGAAGGCCGAGACGGTCACGCGGTCCGCGGTGCTGCTCCTGACGAGTGACCGCGGTCTCGCGGGCGCCTTCAACTCCAACGCCATCAAGCAGGCGGAGCGGCTCACCGAGCGGCTGGAGCGCGAGGGCCAGGAGGTCGACATCTACATCGTCGGCCGCCGCGGTGTCGCGCACTTCAACTTCCGTGAGCGCAAGATCGCGGAGTCGTGGAGCGGCTTCACCGACGAGCCCACGTACGCGGACGCCAAGAAGGTCGCGGCTCCGCTGATCGAGGCCATCGAGAAGGACACGGCCGAGGGCGGCGTGGACGAACTCCACATCGTCTTCACCGAGTTCGTCTCGATGATGACGCAGACGGCGCTCGACGACCGTCTGCTGCCGCTCAGCCTCGAAGAGGTGGCGCAGGAGGCCAAGCCGCAGGGCGAGATCCTCCCGCTCTACGACTTCGAGCCCTCGGCGGAGGACGTCCTCGACGCCCTGCTGCCGCGCTACGTGGAGAGCCGTATCTACAACGCGCTGCTCCAGTCGGCCGCCTCCAAGCACGCCGCCACGCGGCGCGCGATGAAGTCGGCCACCGACAACGCGGGAGAGCTCATCACCACGCTCTCCCGACTTGCCAACGCGGCCCGCCAGGCCGAAATCACCCAGGAAATCAGCGAGATCGTCGGTGGCTCCGCAGCCCTCGCCGACGCGTCCGCGGGGAGTGACAGGTAA
- a CDS encoding DUF2550 domain-containing protein codes for MVLALTVCGIVVALVVLGLFVFGLRRRLIQRSGGTFDCSLRWDVPEKSDPSGKGWSYGVARYNGDRVEWYRVFSYAYRPRRVLERAAIEVAGRRLPDGEEEMALLSDAVILTCLHRGTRLELAMSEDALTGFLAWLEAAPPGQRVNVA; via the coding sequence ATGGTCCTCGCTCTGACTGTGTGCGGAATCGTCGTGGCCCTGGTGGTGCTGGGGCTGTTCGTCTTCGGCCTGCGCCGCAGACTCATCCAGCGCTCCGGCGGCACCTTCGACTGTTCCCTGCGCTGGGACGTCCCCGAGAAATCCGACCCCAGCGGCAAGGGCTGGAGCTACGGCGTCGCCCGCTACAACGGCGACCGCGTCGAGTGGTACCGCGTCTTCTCCTACGCCTATCGCCCGCGCCGCGTCCTGGAGCGGGCCGCGATCGAGGTCGCCGGCCGTCGGCTCCCCGACGGGGAGGAGGAGATGGCCCTGCTCTCCGACGCCGTGATCCTGACCTGTCTGCACCGGGGCACGCGTCTCGAACTCGCGATGAGCGAAGACGCGCTGACCGGTTTCCTCGCGTGGCTGGAGGCAGCTCCCCCTGGTCAGCGTGTCAACGTGGCCTGA
- a CDS encoding F0F1 ATP synthase subunit epsilon yields MAAELHVALVAADREVWSGEATLVVARTTSGDIGVMPGHQPLLGVLESGPVTIRTSDGGTVVAAVHGGFISFADNKLSLLAEIAELSDEIDVQRAERELERAKAEGDAAAERRADVRLRAATAR; encoded by the coding sequence TTGGCTGCTGAGCTGCACGTCGCGCTGGTCGCGGCCGACCGAGAGGTCTGGTCCGGCGAGGCCACCCTGGTCGTCGCGCGCACCACGTCCGGCGACATCGGCGTCATGCCCGGTCACCAGCCGCTGCTCGGTGTGCTGGAGTCGGGCCCGGTGACCATCCGTACGAGCGATGGCGGGACGGTTGTCGCCGCGGTGCACGGCGGTTTCATCTCGTTCGCCGACAACAAGCTGTCGCTGCTGGCCGAGATCGCCGAGCTGTCGGACGAGATCGACGTCCAGCGCGCGGAGCGGGAGCTGGAGCGCGCGAAGGCGGAGGGCGACGCCGCCGCCGAGCGTCGCGCGGACGTACGACTGCGCGCGGCGACTGCGCGCTGA